From Demequina capsici, one genomic window encodes:
- a CDS encoding PadR family transcriptional regulator yields the protein MGKQITEMLKGTLEGIVLAILATAPAYGYEITARLRDQGFTDIAEGTVYALLVRIEKRGLVDVTKVPSEQGPPRKVYSLNAEGHVQLDEFWETWGFLATRIAQLQHTAAPRQEGH from the coding sequence GTGGGCAAGCAGATCACCGAGATGCTCAAGGGCACGCTCGAGGGCATCGTCCTGGCGATCCTTGCCACCGCTCCCGCGTACGGCTACGAGATCACCGCACGTCTGCGCGACCAAGGTTTCACCGACATCGCCGAAGGCACCGTCTACGCCCTGCTGGTCCGCATCGAGAAGCGCGGGCTCGTTGACGTGACGAAGGTGCCGTCCGAGCAGGGACCGCCCCGCAAGGTCTACTCGCTCAACGCTGAGGGCCACGTCCAGCTCGACGAGTTCTGGGAGACGTGGGGATTCCTCGCCACACGCATCGCCCAGCTCCAGCACACCGCCGCACCCCGGCAGGAAGGTCACTGA
- a CDS encoding DUF1048 domain-containing protein — translation MRFTDLAEKIIGDKRRWRAYKARAKALPEPYRTAVAAIEKYMMNAAIVSNDADVLSQMFEDLADLFEQAAADKTPVHDIVGDDPVEFVETFSANYADGNWKAKAESRLRDTFTYLHSPDAADGDPS, via the coding sequence ATGCGTTTCACCGACCTCGCAGAGAAGATCATCGGAGACAAGCGCCGCTGGCGTGCCTACAAGGCCCGTGCCAAGGCCTTGCCCGAGCCCTACCGCACCGCCGTCGCCGCCATCGAGAAGTACATGATGAACGCCGCGATCGTCTCCAACGACGCCGACGTCCTCAGCCAGATGTTCGAGGACCTCGCCGACCTGTTCGAGCAAGCCGCAGCCGACAAGACCCCGGTCCACGACATCGTCGGCGACGACCCCGTCGAGTTCGTGGAGACGTTCTCCGCCAACTACGCCGACGGCAACTGGAAGGCGAAGGCCGAGAGCCGCCTGCGCGACACTTTCACCTACCTCCACTCCCCCGACGCCGCGGACGGCGACCCGTCGTGA
- a CDS encoding ABC transporter ATP-binding protein: MTAATLTAPAISVDGIAHSYGDVTVLTDVTLDVARGSIVALLGANGAGKTTLIRILSTLLKADAGTATIDGHDVTSSPADVRAAISLTGQFAAVDELLTGRENLVLVGRLRHVADANATADALLARFSLVDAASRRVSTYSGGMRRRLDIAMSLIGDPSIVFLDEPTTGLDPAARQEVWSMVKELAAGGTTVLLTTQYLDEAEALADRIAILHGGRIIVDGTLAELKRLLPPATVEYVERQPTLEEIYLAVVGGATTPRDHTLTAAEGSES; this comes from the coding sequence GTGACCGCCGCCACCCTCACGGCCCCAGCCATCTCGGTCGACGGCATCGCCCACTCCTACGGGGACGTCACCGTCCTCACGGACGTGACGCTCGACGTCGCACGCGGCAGCATCGTCGCCCTGCTCGGCGCGAACGGCGCCGGCAAGACCACCCTGATCCGCATCCTCTCCACCCTCCTCAAGGCCGACGCCGGCACGGCCACCATCGACGGGCACGACGTCACCTCCAGCCCGGCCGACGTGCGCGCCGCCATCAGCCTGACCGGCCAGTTCGCCGCAGTCGACGAACTGCTCACCGGTCGCGAGAACCTGGTGCTGGTCGGCAGGCTCCGCCACGTCGCCGACGCCAACGCCACGGCCGACGCACTCCTCGCCCGGTTCTCCCTCGTCGATGCAGCGTCGCGGCGGGTGAGCACCTATTCGGGAGGCATGCGTCGGCGTCTTGACATCGCGATGAGCCTGATCGGCGACCCGTCGATCGTGTTCCTCGACGAGCCCACCACCGGCCTGGACCCCGCGGCCCGGCAGGAGGTGTGGTCCATGGTCAAGGAGCTCGCCGCAGGCGGCACGACCGTGCTGCTCACCACCCAGTACCTCGACGAGGCCGAGGCGCTCGCCGACCGCATCGCCATCCTCCACGGCGGCCGCATCATCGTCGACGGCACCCTCGCCGAGCTCAAGCGCCTGCTGCCGCCCGCCACCGTCGAATACGTGGAGCGTCAGCCCACGCTCGAGGAGATCTACCTGGCCGTCGTCGGCGGCGCCACCACGCCCCGCGACCACACCCTCACGGCAGCCGAAGGGAGCGAGTCATGA
- a CDS encoding ABC transporter permease, whose amino-acid sequence MTAHAIADTATLTGRSLRHILRSPDTIITTAIMPIAMLLLFVYVFGGAIDVGTDSYVTYLLPGILLITVASGVAYTSLRLFLDKQGGMFERLQSMPITRSSALWAHVLTSLLANLAAVAAVIGVATLMGFRSNAGALDWLAVLGILVLFTLALTWLAVIAGLKATSIDGASGFSYPLIFLPFISSAFVPTETMPTAVRIFAENQPVTAIVDALRSLMTGQPVGTDLWVALAWCVGILAVAYIFATRAYRRRIG is encoded by the coding sequence ATGACCGCCCACGCCATCGCGGACACCGCGACGCTCACTGGACGCTCGCTGCGGCACATCCTCCGCAGCCCCGACACGATCATCACCACCGCGATCATGCCGATCGCGATGCTGCTGCTCTTCGTGTACGTCTTCGGCGGCGCCATCGACGTCGGCACCGACTCCTACGTGACCTACCTGCTGCCCGGCATCCTGCTCATCACGGTCGCCTCCGGGGTCGCGTACACGTCGCTGCGGCTGTTCCTGGACAAGCAGGGAGGCATGTTCGAACGGCTTCAGTCGATGCCCATCACGCGCTCGTCGGCCCTGTGGGCACACGTCCTGACGTCGCTGCTCGCGAACCTCGCGGCGGTTGCGGCCGTCATCGGCGTCGCGACTCTGATGGGGTTCAGGTCCAATGCCGGGGCGCTCGACTGGCTGGCCGTGCTGGGGATCCTGGTGCTGTTCACGCTCGCCCTCACGTGGCTCGCCGTGATCGCGGGACTCAAGGCCACCTCGATCGACGGCGCGAGCGGGTTCTCGTACCCGCTGATCTTCCTGCCGTTCATCAGCTCCGCGTTCGTTCCCACGGAGACGATGCCGACGGCCGTCCGCATCTTCGCCGAGAACCAGCCGGTGACCGCCATCGTCGACGCACTGCGCAGCCTCATGACCGGCCAGCCGGTCGGCACGGACCTGTGGGTCGCGCTGGCCTGGTGCGTGGGCATC